In a single window of the Chelonia mydas isolate rCheMyd1 chromosome 8, rCheMyd1.pri.v2, whole genome shotgun sequence genome:
- the LOC122461547 gene encoding uncharacterized protein T26G10.4-like — translation MTSLEEGEVYQHLGTPTGVRVRQTPEDTIVEILRYAAQTDSSLLAPWQKINALNTFLIPRISFVLRGSSVAKVHLNKADSTIRQLVRKWLDLPQRASTDIFYNCHRQGGANVPRMGDLCDVAVITHTFRLLTCPDPTVRSIVEEAIRDVVRKCTSRAPSEQDIDTYLSGFLEAEFGRKGGDLSSLWSRTCNASRRLGKRISCRWKWCKEHQELGILVRCIKTLEHTIVTPTARTLLERTLKDAIRCHYAEKLKRKPDQDKVFQVSSKWDASNHFLSGGKFTRFADWWFIHRARLNCIPLNGAICHGNRDKRCRKCGYAKETLPHVLCGCKHHSGVWCHRHNAIQNRLVKAIPPSLGKITINSAIPGTDSQLRPNIIVTNAEKKRVLMVDITVPFENRSPAFHEARAWKVLTYTPLANTLRAQGYKVQIHAVVVGALSAWDPHNEPVLRTCGVGRRYARLMRQLMVSDTIRWSRDIYTEHITGHHQYQVE, via the coding sequence ATGACCTCCCTCGAAGAGGGAGAGGTATACCAACATCTGGGCACACCCACAGGAGTCCGCGTCCGACAGACCCCCGAAGACACCATTGTGGAGATCCTGCGGTATGCAGCCCAAACCGACTCCTCCCTGCTCGCCCCCTGGCAAAAGATCAATGCCCTCAataccttcctgatcccccgcatctCCTTTGTCCTCAGGGGATCGTCCGTAGCCAAGGTGCACCTGAACAAGGCCGATAGCACCATCAGGCAGCTGGTGAGGAAATGGCTCGACCTTCCCCAGAGGGCCAGCACCGACATCTTCTACAACTGCCACAGACAGGGCGGAGCCAACGTGCCTCGGATGGGTGACCTGTGCGATGTGGCGGTGATCACTCACACTTTCCGCCTCCTGACATGCCCGGACCCGACAGTGAGGAGCATCGTGGAGGAAGCCATACGGGACGTGGTCAGGAAATGCACCAGCAGGGCCCCCTCTGAGCAGGATATCGACACTTACCTCAGCGGCTTCCTGGAAGCTGAGTTCGGGAGAAAGGGGGGAGACCTGTCCTCTCTCTGGTCCCGCACCTGCAATGCCTCGAGACGTCTAGGAAAGAGGATTAGCTGCCGGTGGAAGTGGTGCAAGGAGCACCAGGAGTTGGGAATACTGGTGCGGTGCATAAAGACCCTGGAGCACACTATCGTCACCCCGACCGCCAGAACGCTGCTGGAAAGGACCCTGAAAGACGCCATCCGCTGCCACTACGCCGAGAAACTCAAGCGGAAGCCGGACCAGGACAAGGTGTTTCAGGTgtccagcaagtgggacgccagcaaccacttcctctcTGGGGGCAAATTCACTAGGTTCGCTGACTGGTGGTTCATCCACCGGGCCCGACTCAACTGCATTCCCCTCAATGGAGCCATCTGCCATGGCAACCGGGACAAGCGCTGCAGGAAGTGTGGCTACGCCAAAGAGACCCTGCCTCACGTCCTGTGTGGATGCAAGCACCACTCCGGAGTCTGGTGCCAccgccacaatgccatccagaaccggCTGGTGAAAGCCATCCCGCCATCCCTGGGGAAGATCACCATCAACTCTGCCATCCCCGGGACAGACAGCCAACTGCGACCCAACATCATTGTGACCAACGCAGAAAAGAAAAGGGTCCTCATGGTAGACATCACGGTGCCATTTGAAAACAGGTCACCAGCCTTCCACGAGGCCCGAGCATGGAAGGTCTTGACGTACACCCCGCTGGCCAACACCCTGAGAGCTCAGGGCTACAAGGTCCAGATCCATGCCGTGGTCGTGGGAGCCCTGAGCGCATGGGACCCCCACAATGAGCCGGTACTGAGAACGTGCGGAGTCGGTCGACGCTACGCCCGGCTCATGAGACAGCTCATGGTGTCCgacaccatcaggtggtccagagacatCTACACAGAACACATCACGGGACACCACCAGTACCAGGTCGAGTAA